The Pseudomonas eucalypticola genome has a window encoding:
- a CDS encoding universal stress protein, which yields MIRSMLYATDLGLYAPYVMQHALALARSFKADLYVIHAVEPMGLFAESVLQSYLDEPTLNELHTEGLSTMMAGIERKVLDGFREELGEGQQDLALITAVRVRQGDPAQVILDQAQRLAVDLLIVGSHSQGAGTDTPLGRTAARVLQLSPVPVYMVPLSQQLGRRKA from the coding sequence ATGATCCGTTCGATGCTGTATGCCACTGATCTGGGCTTGTACGCCCCCTACGTCATGCAACACGCCCTTGCCCTGGCCCGCTCCTTCAAGGCCGACCTGTACGTCATCCATGCCGTGGAGCCGATGGGGCTGTTCGCCGAGTCCGTGTTGCAGAGCTACCTGGACGAACCCACGCTCAATGAGCTTCACACCGAAGGCCTGAGCACCATGATGGCGGGCATCGAGCGCAAGGTGCTCGACGGTTTTCGCGAGGAATTGGGCGAGGGTCAGCAAGACCTGGCGCTGATTACCGCGGTGCGGGTGCGCCAGGGCGACCCCGCCCAGGTCATCCTCGACCAGGCCCAGCGCCTGGCGGTCGACCTGTTGATCGTCGGCAGTCACAGCCAGGGCGCGGGTACCGACACTCCCTTGGGCCGCACGGCGGCCAGGGTATTGCAGCTCTCGCCCGTGCCCGTGTACATGGTGCCGCTGTCCCAGCAATTGGGTCGCCGCAAAGCCTGA
- a CDS encoding Lpp/OprI family alanine-zipper lipoprotein: MNNVLKFSALALAAVLAAGCSSASKETDARLTATEDASARAQARADEAYRKADEALAAAQKAQQTADEANERALRMLDKASRK; encoded by the coding sequence ATGAACAACGTTCTGAAATTCTCTGCTCTGGCCCTGGCCGCTGTTCTGGCCGCCGGTTGCAGCAGCGCCTCCAAAGAAACCGACGCTCGCCTGACCGCTACCGAAGACGCTTCGGCTCGCGCTCAAGCTCGTGCTGACGAAGCTTATCGCAAGGCTGACGAAGCTCTGGCTGCTGCCCAGAAAGCTCAACAGACTGCTGACGAAGCCAACGAGCGCGCTCTGCGCATGCTGGACAAGGCAAGCCGCAAGTAA
- a CDS encoding PilZ domain-containing protein, translating into MGRFLPHPVDVPVELRLCHRPRLSARRLHRVSLGGVACRHHRRYPVGTAIELNMPTLGNGTHYPGYVAWCREAAQGYLIGVAFTDEQTLFGARMGEQVCQIQRYCETHSPFSDNVESIDALARQWVEQHAAEFSRASLGEAVSAGNAHL; encoded by the coding sequence ATGGGTCGTTTCCTGCCTCATCCTGTCGATGTTCCCGTGGAGCTGCGCCTGTGCCACCGCCCTCGTTTATCCGCTCGCCGTCTGCACCGGGTCAGCCTGGGCGGCGTGGCGTGCCGGCATCATCGCCGCTACCCGGTGGGCACCGCCATCGAGCTGAACATGCCGACCCTGGGCAACGGCACGCACTATCCCGGTTACGTGGCCTGGTGCCGCGAAGCAGCCCAAGGCTACCTGATTGGCGTGGCCTTTACCGACGAACAGACACTCTTCGGGGCGCGCATGGGTGAACAGGTGTGCCAGATTCAGCGCTATTGTGAAACCCATTCGCCCTTTTCCGATAACGTGGAAAGCATCGATGCGCTGGCACGCCAGTGGGTAGAACAGCACGCCGCGGAGTTTTCCCGTGCCAGCCTGGGCGAGGCGGTGTCCGCCGGAAACGCCCACCTGTAA
- a CDS encoding GNAT family N-acetyltransferase — protein sequence MSEALSIHHDQAGHQFETNVDGHRAYLTYMDLGKQTLDIYRTFVPNALRGRGIAAALTEQALAYAERMGYTVIPSCSYVERYMERHQRRAAKI from the coding sequence ATGAGCGAGGCGTTGTCCATCCACCATGACCAGGCTGGTCATCAGTTCGAGACCAATGTGGACGGTCATCGTGCTTACCTGACCTACATGGACCTGGGTAAGCAGACACTGGATATCTACCGTACCTTCGTGCCCAACGCGCTGCGCGGTCGCGGCATTGCCGCGGCCCTTACCGAACAGGCGCTGGCTTATGCCGAGCGCATGGGCTACACCGTGATCCCGTCGTGCTCGTATGTGGAGCGCTACATGGAACGGCACCAGCGGCGCGCTGCCAAGATCTGA
- a CDS encoding thioredoxin, with amino-acid sequence MNTGSECRLVDETSRDVVQELELTDLTIDHVLLDAPGTSLLVFTSVGCASCRVARRELPNMPLAVQRVCWVDAGDNGGAVQRYEVFHLPAIFVVRDGQFHGPLQARLLAGEINHRLLEALNRAPDELP; translated from the coding sequence ATGAACACAGGCTCCGAGTGCCGGTTGGTTGACGAGACTTCCCGCGATGTCGTGCAGGAACTGGAACTGACTGATTTGACTATAGATCACGTATTGCTCGACGCGCCGGGCACCTCCCTGCTGGTCTTCACCAGCGTGGGCTGCGCCAGTTGCCGGGTGGCCCGGCGCGAGCTACCGAACATGCCGCTGGCGGTGCAGCGCGTGTGCTGGGTCGACGCGGGGGACAACGGCGGGGCGGTGCAAAGGTACGAGGTCTTTCACCTGCCCGCAATCTTTGTCGTGCGCGACGGCCAATTTCATGGCCCGCTGCAGGCCAGGCTGCTGGCAGGGGAGATCAACCATCGCCTGCTCGAAGCGCTGAACCGAGCGCCAGACGAATTGCCTTGA
- a CDS encoding 3-deoxy-7-phosphoheptulonate synthase — MADLPIDDLNVASNDTLITPEQLKRDIPLSASALKTVSEGRQVVRDILDGKDHRLFVVIGPCSIHDIKAAHEYAERLKALAAEVSDTLYLVMRVYFEKPRTTVGWKGLINDPYLDDSFKIQDGLHIGRQLLLDLAEMGLPTATEALDPISPQYLQDLISWSAIGARTTESQTHREMASGLSSAVGFKNGTDGGLTVAINALQSVSSPHRFLGINQEGGVSIVTTKGNAYGHVVLRGGNGKPNYDSVSVALCEQALAKANVRANIMVDCSHANSNKDPALQPLVMDNVANQIVEGNNSIIGLMVESHLNWGCQAIPKDLADLQYGVSITDACIDWASTETTLRSMHAKLKHVLPKRARG; from the coding sequence ATGGCTGATTTACCGATCGACGACCTCAACGTCGCCTCCAACGACACCCTGATTACCCCTGAACAGCTCAAGCGGGACATTCCCCTGAGCGCCAGCGCGCTGAAGACCGTTTCCGAAGGCCGCCAGGTGGTGCGCGACATCCTCGACGGCAAGGACCACCGCCTGTTCGTGGTCATCGGCCCGTGCTCCATCCATGACATCAAGGCCGCCCATGAATACGCCGAGCGCCTGAAAGCCCTGGCCGCGGAGGTCAGCGACACCCTGTACCTGGTGATGCGCGTGTATTTCGAGAAGCCGCGTACCACCGTGGGCTGGAAAGGCCTGATCAACGACCCGTACCTGGACGACTCCTTCAAGATCCAGGATGGCCTGCACATCGGCCGTCAGTTGCTGCTGGACCTGGCGGAAATGGGCCTGCCCACCGCCACCGAGGCGCTGGACCCGATTTCGCCGCAGTACCTGCAGGACCTGATCAGCTGGTCGGCGATCGGCGCGCGCACCACCGAATCCCAGACCCACCGTGAAATGGCCTCGGGCCTGTCCTCGGCGGTCGGTTTCAAGAACGGCACCGACGGCGGCCTCACCGTGGCCATCAACGCCTTGCAGTCGGTGTCCAGCCCCCATCGGTTCCTGGGCATCAACCAGGAAGGCGGCGTGTCCATCGTCACCACCAAGGGCAACGCCTACGGCCATGTGGTACTGCGTGGCGGCAACGGCAAGCCCAACTATGACTCGGTCAGCGTCGCCCTGTGCGAGCAGGCCCTGGCCAAGGCCAACGTGCGCGCCAACATCATGGTCGACTGCAGTCACGCCAACTCCAACAAGGACCCGGCCCTGCAACCGCTGGTCATGGACAACGTGGCCAACCAGATCGTGGAAGGCAACAACTCGATCATCGGCCTGATGGTCGAGAGCCACCTGAACTGGGGCTGCCAGGCCATTCCCAAGGACCTGGCCGACCTGCAGTACGGCGTATCCATTACCGATGCGTGCATCGACTGGGCCAGCACCGAGACCACCCTGCGCAGCATGCATGCCAAGCTCAAGCACGTGCTGCCCAAGCGCGCCCGCGGCTGA